TGCTTTCTTGAGTGCAGCTTTAATCATGAACGATCCCGCCTCTCTGTACACATAAAAACGCCCGTGCACGAATCACACGGACGCAAATTTATTCGTGAAAAATTGTTAGAATTTCTGTGTATTAAATGGGAATTTGAGAGGACAGAATCCGCACGAGCCACAAGTTATTATACAAATTTTGCTTCAATTCTGTCAATCCTTTCATTTTATGAATTCCATGTAAGTATATCACACATTTATTCTGTTTTCTTGCCTGTGAGTCTTGCCCAACGTTTACGCCATTTTTTACGCGCTTCTAATCTTTCGCCGAGATCCCTTGCTCCCACGCCATAGACTAAATAAAGAATTATCCCCGAAACTATCATGATAAACACTGTCGACGCACAACGCCGCCCAGACGCATTTATGTTATAGCCCTCCCGGCCTTCTTCCATTGTCATATTTTGTATTATCATTGCGTAGGTCTTCCCGTACGATGATTGAAACGTCGCGCCCATATCGTATTCTGTAAATAATGCATTGAAATTTAACGCAAATACAGCTAACACACTCGGCAATATAATCGGCAATTTCACTTTCAAGAACGTATAAACCGGTGAAGCTCCTAAATTTTTTGCTGCGTCCTCAAGTTCGTCATCTATCGCGTAAAATGCTGCTTTGATCATTCTCAAGGCAAACGGCAATTTTGTAACTGTATACGCCATTATTATTAAGAATCTCACGTTTTCACGCCAGTATAAATTATTCCCGAACACATACCAGACTTCGCGATTAAAAAATATTCTATACGAGTAGCATATTAAAATCGTAGGTAACAGCCACGGAAATAATAAGCAGCTTTCTGTAATTAATGCACGTTTCTTGTTGCGATTCTTGAAAATGTACGAGACCGCAAGCACTACTATAACGCAGGCAAGTGCAGCAGCTACAGCAGACATAATAAATGAAAGTCTTATGCCCCCGACCGCGTCAGAATTTGAGAATACTCCCGAAATTGAACCGATTCGAGTCCTTAATCTGCCTCGTGATGTCATGTACTCATAATTTTGCGTGCCGAAATAATTTATGAACGTCCAGTCAGTTAGATTCAGCATTTTACTTCTTATTGCCGGATAATTCTGGAACGAGAACAAGACAATCATTACAACAGGAGTCATGTAAATCACAAATAATATATACGCGTAAAGATGTGCTGTTACATTCCAGAACGGGCTGTTAATTTTTTGCTTCACGAGTTTTGCTTTAGTCTTCGAGACCGATAAATAATGCCCCTTGCGCTCATAGTGATTCAGGACGCTTAATAATATAATCGTGAACATCGCAAGTATCACGCTCAAGAGTGCCGCACGTGCCTGAGGAAATGACTCATCTGCTGCGCTTGAACCTGCTAATCTCACTATTTCGGGATTTATTGAATTATAACCTAACAGAGTCGGTGCTGACATCGCACAAAGTCCCGTTATAAATGTCATTACAGTTAGTGAAAATAAAGTAGGCAAAAGAGTCGGCATTACAACGCGGAATAAAACTTTGAAGGGACTCGCACCCAAATTTCTAGCTGCCTCGACTGTGTTGTAATCTATATTTCTAATGGCGTTGCGCAGAAATAACGCGTGATTTGACGTACATGCAAATGTCATTGTGAATAATACAGCGTTGAAGCCCGAAAACCATTGACGATTCATATGCGGGAAAATTTGAGCCAGCCAAGTCGTCATCATTCCGTTTGTGTCGTATAAAAATTGATAGCCCGTAACCAGTGCCACGCCCGAATAAATTAATGTCGTCATATAACCCATTCGCAAAATTGACGCGCCTTTGATGTCAAAATATTCGGTTAAGAGTACGATACTAATTCCGACGATATTTACTGTAATGACAAGACAAATTGCAAGTTTAAGCGAGTTCCACACAAAAAGCGGCATAGTTCCGGCCATGAAAAATTTTATGACTGCAAGAGGGTCATTATTGGTCGTAAAAATTGACGTTAAAGTATTCAAACACGGCATGACCATAAATCCCAGAAATAAATATAGAAATAGCGCGAGTCCGAAAACTTTTGCGATAAATCCTGCGTCGAAAGTGTTATTTTTCTGCATTGAGAGTCACCCCTTTTATTAAGCGTGATAGCTCATGATGTCGGACGGGTTGATTATAACTTTCACTGAGTCGCCCGTGCTGTAAAGGTTGATTCCGTCGTTTTTCTCGATTACCTTCAAGACTTGGCCTTCTGTGCGGATATAATATTTGATGTAAAGCCCGTAATATTCTTCTGACTCGATTGTGCCGTCAAAGCCTGTGTCTGACTCGTTATTGACTCTTATTCTCTCAAGCCTGATAAAATGATTCTGATTTGACGGGAGATTTAGCGTGCTCGTTATATGAGGTTCGAGTTTGTTAATGTCGCCGATAAAGTTTGCTACAAATTCCGTGCTTGAGTGATTATAAATTTCGTTGGGTGTTCCTGTCTGCTCGATTACGCCTTTGTTGAATACTGATATGCAGTCGGAGAGAGTCAATGCTTCTTCCTGATCGTGAGTCACGTAAATTGTAGTGATGCCAAATTCGCGCTGCATTTTCTTGAGTTCGTTGCGGAGCTGGACTCTTAATTTTGCGTCGAGATTCGATAAAGGCTCGTCCATGCAGATAATTACAGGTTCTGTAACAAGTGCGCGGGCGATTGCGACTCTTTGCTGCTGGCCTCCTGAAAGCTGACTCACTGCTTTTTGCAATTGTTCGGGGGTTAAGTCAACTTTTTCTGCAATTTCCGTAACTTTTTGCTTAATTTCGGGCTTGCTCAACTTCTTTATCTTGAGTCCGAATGCGATATTATCATACACTGTCATTGTAGGAAAAAGTGCGTAAGACTGGAAAACGATTCCGATATTGCGTTTCTCGATTGGGACGTGTGTAATATCTTGACCGCGCATTAAAACACTTCCCGACGAAGGCTCAATAAAACCCGTTATCGTGCGTAATGTTGTAGTCTTTCCGCAGCCTGATGGGCCTAAAAACGTGTAGAACTGTCCTTCTTTTACATGAACGTTGATATCGCGAAGAGCCTCGAACTGGTCAAACTTTACAAAAATGTTGTTCAGCTTTATCACGATTTGACACCTCCTGAAAGTTTTTAATTTATCATAGCACATAATATTTCATAAGACCGGTAGTTTGCAAATAAAAAACGAGTCCCGCGCAAAAAACGCAGAACCCGTAAAATTTTTGAGATTCAATTATGCTGCTTCGATCTTTGTTACGTCGTAGCCTGCCTCATCGATTGCGTTAATAATTTCTGAGTCGTCTATGTCGCCCGAAAGTGTGATAAGTGCCGAGTTTTTCTCAAGACTCACTTCAGCTTCAATAACTGACTCAAGATTCGTTAATGCCTCGTGAACGTGTTTAACGCAATTTTGGCAGCCCATTCCGTCAATGTGAATTAATTTTTTAATCATGATTACGGCCTACTTTTTTGTTGCAGGGAAATAAACTTTGAATAAATAAATCAGGCAGAATAATACTGCAACACCGATTCCGATTCCATAAGCAAGAGTTCTGTCAAGCATTAAGTAACATTCAGGAGCAATACAGAAATATGTAACACTTACTGCGCTCATGAAAGTAGCCGGAATTGCCGCAATAAATCCGCGTCCGGGTGCTACGTTCCTGCAAAGATAAACAGCTCCCGCCCATAATGCGATCATTGCTAGAGTCTGATTCGACCATGAGAAATAACGCCATACGATCGTGTAATCAGCTAACGAAATAAAATATCCTGCTGCAAGTAACGGCACTGCAAGAATCAAACGAGGCGCAAAACCTTTTTGATCAATCTTGAACCAGTCAGCAATTGTTAATCTTGCACTTCTGAAAGCTGTATCTCCTGAAGTAATCGGACATGCAACAACGCCCAAAATCGCGAGAATACTTCCTACGGGGCCAAGCAAACCAATTGAAATTTCGTAGACTGAGTTAGAGTTACCGCCCTTTATTGCTGCAAGTGCTGCTGTTGAGAACTCGCCGCCCGTTCCTGTGTTGTAGAATGCTATACCTGCTGAAGCCCATATTAATGCGATAATACCTTCTGCAACCATTGCACCGTAAAATACAAATCTTCCTTTACGCTCTGAAGTCAAGCAGCGAGCCATTAACGGAGACTGAGTCGCATGGAATCCCGAAATAGCACCGCATGCAACTGTGATGAACATTAACGGCCAAATAGGCTGATTTGCTGCGTCAGGGTGCATGTTGTAAAGTCCTTCCCATACTTCAATCATGGGCTTGACTCCGTTTACGTGATTCATGACTGTAACGCCGCCGATTCCTATTGCCATGAAAATTAAGCAAAGCCCGAACAACGGATAAATTTTTCCGATTACTTTATCAATAGGAAGAAGAGTCGCGAGGAAATAATAAACAAGTATTACAATCGTTAAAATTTTTGTCCATTCAGCAACACTATAGCCCCATAAACTTGTAGCAGCTGATGCACTGCCGGAAACTGCGCTTGTACCCTGAACAAATAATTTCGCGAGCAAACCTGCAGGACCGACCATGAAGACAACTCCGACCATTACGAGCAATACAACAGAAAATACACGCATAATTTGAAGCATAAAGCCGCCTAAATATTTTCCGGTAATTTCTGAAACGCTCGCGCCGTCGTTCCTGACTGAAAGCATACCCACTAAATAATCGTGAACAGCACCGGCAAAAATTGTTCCGAATACAATCCATAAATCAACCTGAGGCCCCCAAATCGCTCCGGATAATGCACCAAATATCGGCCCAAGTCCCGCAATGTTGAGAAGCTGAATCAAAAACGCTCTTCCCGCTGAAATCGGCACAAAGTCAACGCCGTCCGGATGTTCAACGCAAGGAGTCTTTCTGTCGTCAGGCCCGAAAATCTTATCAACGATAAAACCGTAAATCATATAGCCGAGAACTAATATTACAAGTCCGCCCAAAAACGAATACATGAAATAATTTCTCCCTTCATAAAATATGATATATTGTATTTATAAAATTTTAGTCGATTCGCGATTTAAAGCAAGTATATTAATTACGTAAATTAAGGAGGTTTATTTATCATGCTGTCAAAACCTGTGAAAACTTTAGGCGTTCTCGGAGGAATGGGCCCCGCTGCATGTGCTGAATTTCTTAGAATCTTGGCCAAAGACTCACCCGCAAAAAATGATTCTCAGCACCCGAAAATTATAATGCTCTCAGATCCAGAGACTCCAGACAGAAGCGACGGCCTTATGGGACTCGGCCCTGATCCTGAACCGGTTATCAGGAAAAATTTATTTAAGCTCGCGGAATGGGGAGCAGATTTACTCGCCGTGCCCTGCAACACCGCACATTATTTTATTGACAGATTCAGAAAAGATTTGCCCGTACCGCTGATTCATATTGTGGAGTCAACTGTCGAAGCTGCTAGAGAATTGAGTCAGGGTAATTGTTCGTGGTTATTAGCTACTGACGGGACGATAAAAAGTTTAATTTACCAGACCTGCGCGGAAAAATTGAATTATCACTTCTTGAGACCATCGCGGGAACAGCAAAATAATATTCAATCATGCATAAGACTCGTTAAAGCCGGAGATCTGCACACAGCCGGTGAACTTTTACGCGATACAGTAAATCAATTATGGCGTGAACGTAATGTGCCTGTTACAATGGGCTGCACTGAAATCCCGTTAGCTTATGCCGTGTCGGGACTTCCTGATGATAAACAAGTTTCTAGCTTGCAATCTCTTAGTAACGCGTGCATTCGTGTTTTATACGAGCTGTAATGCTATAATCACACGGAAAAATTTTATTTCTCGAAAGGATTTGATTTAATACAATGCCTCATAATAGAGAAAAAGAGCAGGAACGCTACGAGGACGAATTATCATTATTTGACATAATTAATATTTTATGGCGCAGAAAATTTTTTATCATAATTGTTACGATGTTATTCGGCATTGTTGCTGTTATCCGAGCACTTCTCGCACCGTTTACTTATAAAGCCGACTGCAAAATAATCCCTCAGCAAACAGCATCTAGAATCGAGGGTTTAGCTGCAAGTTTGGGAGGTCTCGCTGATTTTATGGGAATGTCCTCAAGGGGCAGCGGAGGAGCGTTATTATTAGGGATTCTAAGATCTGATTCTGTCGCCGATGCAATTATTGATAGATTTAATCTCATGGGAGAAGCCAGCGCCGACTCAAGAATAGAAATGAGAAAAGCCGTACTCGGAGGACTTCAAGCATCAGAAGTTTTTGGAAGCGGAATAATAACAATTTCTTATATCGCACTAGACCCCCAGAAAGCAGCCGACATCGCAAACGCCTTTGTAGACGAACTGCAAAATAAATTGCATGATATGTCCGTAGCAAGTGCCCAGAAAAAACGCGAATTCTTCGAGGGACAATTAATCCAGGCTCAGAAAGAATTAAACGACGCAGAAGACGCAATGATTAATTATCAGCAAAGAAGCGGTGTTGTAGTATTAGACTCGCAAACTAGCGCGTTGATTAATGCAATAAATGATCTAAGAAAGCAAGTAGCAGCCAAAAATGTGGAAGTTTCTTCGTTGAAAAGCTATGCAAGAAAAGATAACCCGCAATTAAAACTAGCTCAATCACAACTAGACGCAATGAGACGTGAGTTACAGAGCCTCGAAGAACAACAAAAAATTTCTGATTCAACACGAAGAAGCAGTAATCTACTATCAAGCGATGTCTTGTCAATGAGGCGCGTTCCTGAACTCGGACGGGAATATAACCGTTACGCACGAGCATTACAATTCGCGACTGCAAAATATGAACTCATGCTAAGACAGTATGAAAGCGCAAAACTTACCGAAGCAAACGACATGGCCTCAATTTCTGTAATAGATTATGCATACCCGCCTGATGCAAGATTCGGCCCTCAACGCACCAGAATGGTTATAATTAATTCTACAATAGGGCTGGCTATCTCGGTATTCTGGTCATTTTTCGCTGAATATATGCGCAAAAAGAAAGAAGAACGCGAGCGCGCATACAATGACGATTACGACGACGATGATGACGATTAAATAATATTTATCTCGTAATACGCTTTTATCCCGTAAACATCAACAAGAGCGTCAAGCACAGAACCTTTTATACCGCGCACTTCAGAGTCAGGTTCGGGCAAAACTTGAATCACAAAATAATCTTTGTCAAGCTGTTCGAGCCTGAAATTTTTTACTTCTTTTACCCGCGACATTCTTTCACGTAAAATATTTTCTCTAGGTATATTTGACATTTTTTATTCTCCCCTTTTATATTATCATAATAGCAATTTTTTAATTCCGTACAAGTCAAGTTATTTATATTTATCAAGGAGGCGTTTTTTTATGCGTAAAATTTTTTTAGCTGTTGTGTTGTCGTTGTGCATTGCTTCTCTTGCCTTTGCTGATGTTACCCCCTCACCGAGATGGCTTTATTCGCTTACTGCTGTTCAGGATGCAACACAAGTAATAATTATTTCGGGCTGTCCTGATAATCAAGGAAGAGGCGCAAGTTTTACCATGCACGAGAAAGACGGCGATAGATGGCATGAAGTTATTTCTTGTCATGCGTTTATCGGCAGAAATGGTTGGGGCAAAAAAGTCGAAGGCGATGGAAAAACTCCCTGCGGCGAATTTAGATTTACAAAGGCGTTCGGAATTAATAGAGCTCCAAGCGGAACTCAAGTCGATTACACAAAAGTTGATGAGGCTGACTACTGGAACGGAGACTCGGACTCGCTGCTTTATAATCAATTTGTATCAACGAACGATTATACAGATTTCGAGATCAGCAAGAGTGAGCATATAATCGATTACAATATGGCGTACAGATATGCGCTTAATATCAGCTGGAATCCATTAGGCAAACCCAACAGAGGCAGCGCAATTTTCCTTCACTGCTACACAACACGCAAATATACCGGCGGCAGCGTTGCAATTCCTGAAAGTGTAATGGTCGAAGTATTAAG
The window above is part of the Synergistaceae bacterium genome. Proteins encoded here:
- a CDS encoding carbon starvation protein A, which produces MYSFLGGLVILVLGYMIYGFIVDKIFGPDDRKTPCVEHPDGVDFVPISAGRAFLIQLLNIAGLGPIFGALSGAIWGPQVDLWIVFGTIFAGAVHDYLVGMLSVRNDGASVSEITGKYLGGFMLQIMRVFSVVLLVMVGVVFMVGPAGLLAKLFVQGTSAVSGSASAATSLWGYSVAEWTKILTIVILVYYFLATLLPIDKVIGKIYPLFGLCLIFMAIGIGGVTVMNHVNGVKPMIEVWEGLYNMHPDAANQPIWPLMFITVACGAISGFHATQSPLMARCLTSERKGRFVFYGAMVAEGIIALIWASAGIAFYNTGTGGEFSTAALAAIKGGNSNSVYEISIGLLGPVGSILAILGVVACPITSGDTAFRSARLTIADWFKIDQKGFAPRLILAVPLLAAGYFISLADYTIVWRYFSWSNQTLAMIALWAGAVYLCRNVAPGRGFIAAIPATFMSAVSVTYFCIAPECYLMLDRTLAYGIGIGVAVLFCLIYLFKVYFPATKK
- a CDS encoding heavy-metal-associated domain-containing protein; translation: MIKKLIHIDGMGCQNCVKHVHEALTNLESVIEAEVSLEKNSALITLSGDIDDSEIINAIDEAGYDVTKIEAA
- a CDS encoding amino acid racemase, with product MLSKPVKTLGVLGGMGPAACAEFLRILAKDSPAKNDSQHPKIIMLSDPETPDRSDGLMGLGPDPEPVIRKNLFKLAEWGADLLAVPCNTAHYFIDRFRKDLPVPLIHIVESTVEAARELSQGNCSWLLATDGTIKSLIYQTCAEKLNYHFLRPSREQQNNIQSCIRLVKAGDLHTAGELLRDTVNQLWRERNVPVTMGCTEIPLAYAVSGLPDDKQVSSLQSLSNACIRVLYEL
- a CDS encoding iron ABC transporter permease, whose translation is MQKNNTFDAGFIAKVFGLALFLYLFLGFMVMPCLNTLTSIFTTNNDPLAVIKFFMAGTMPLFVWNSLKLAICLVITVNIVGISIVLLTEYFDIKGASILRMGYMTTLIYSGVALVTGYQFLYDTNGMMTTWLAQIFPHMNRQWFSGFNAVLFTMTFACTSNHALFLRNAIRNIDYNTVEAARNLGASPFKVLFRVVMPTLLPTLFSLTVMTFITGLCAMSAPTLLGYNSINPEIVRLAGSSAADESFPQARAALLSVILAMFTIILLSVLNHYERKGHYLSVSKTKAKLVKQKINSPFWNVTAHLYAYILFVIYMTPVVMIVLFSFQNYPAIRSKMLNLTDWTFINYFGTQNYEYMTSRGRLRTRIGSISGVFSNSDAVGGIRLSFIMSAVAAALACVIVVLAVSYIFKNRNKKRALITESCLLFPWLLPTILICYSYRIFFNREVWYVFGNNLYWRENVRFLIIMAYTVTKLPFALRMIKAAFYAIDDELEDAAKNLGASPVYTFLKVKLPIILPSVLAVFALNFNALFTEYDMGATFQSSYGKTYAMIIQNMTMEEGREGYNINASGRRCASTVFIMIVSGIILYLVYGVGARDLGERLEARKKWRKRWARLTGKKTE
- a CDS encoding ABC transporter ATP-binding protein, with amino-acid sequence MIKLNNIFVKFDQFEALRDINVHVKEGQFYTFLGPSGCGKTTTLRTITGFIEPSSGSVLMRGQDITHVPIEKRNIGIVFQSYALFPTMTVYDNIAFGLKIKKLSKPEIKQKVTEIAEKVDLTPEQLQKAVSQLSGGQQQRVAIARALVTEPVIICMDEPLSNLDAKLRVQLRNELKKMQREFGITTIYVTHDQEEALTLSDCISVFNKGVIEQTGTPNEIYNHSSTEFVANFIGDINKLEPHITSTLNLPSNQNHFIRLERIRVNNESDTGFDGTIESEEYYGLYIKYYIRTEGQVLKVIEKNDGINLYSTGDSVKVIINPSDIMSYHA